In Alteribacter keqinensis, a single window of DNA contains:
- a CDS encoding PP2C family serine/threonine-protein phosphatase, whose translation MIKHHQLNDIEITSYYTAKQGNWCSGDAFYVSNGDEYVICAVVDGLGSGEEAMEASSAVIKVIEAHKDESVEVLMDKSNKELWQKRGAVMTIMKIDQRTQEIIYSNVGNIGCIFYPPSGKLVRPIPSRGYLSGKRQKFKAQRISFEKGMTFILYSDGLTFDPVFHQFMAKTPSTKKAMEQVIGGMADTSDDTTILIGKVSLGV comes from the coding sequence ATGATTAAACACCACCAGCTGAACGACATTGAAATAACGTCTTATTACACCGCGAAACAGGGAAACTGGTGTTCGGGTGATGCCTTTTATGTTTCAAACGGTGATGAGTATGTGATCTGTGCAGTGGTAGATGGGCTTGGCAGCGGAGAGGAAGCGATGGAGGCTTCTTCGGCGGTCATTAAGGTGATTGAAGCACATAAGGATGAAAGCGTTGAAGTACTTATGGATAAGTCCAACAAAGAGTTATGGCAAAAACGCGGTGCTGTGATGACGATCATGAAGATTGATCAGCGCACACAGGAGATCATCTACAGTAATGTAGGCAATATCGGATGTATCTTTTATCCGCCTTCTGGGAAACTGGTAAGGCCTATTCCCTCTAGAGGGTATTTGTCAGGTAAAAGACAGAAGTTCAAAGCTCAGCGGATCAGCTTTGAAAAAGGAATGACCTTTATTCTTTACTCTGATGGACTGACGTTCGATCCTGTTTTTCATCAGTTCATGGCTAAAACCCCGTCCACGAAAAAAGCGATGGAACAAGTGATCGGTGGAATGGCTGATACATCAGACGATACGACGATTTTAATAGGGAAGGTATCTCTCGGCGTATAG
- the sigB gene encoding RNA polymerase sigma factor SigB: MATESQHRQRNNKDYIYEWIDEFQRTGDEEIQTKLVMEYEGLVHSLARKFSKGQRHDEDLIQVGMIGLIAALRRFDPAFARSFESFAVPTIVGEIKRFIRDKTWSVHVPRRIKELGPKIKAAVEELTVNLQRSPRVEEIANQIGVSEEEVLETMEMGKSYQALSVDRSIEADDEGSAVTLLDLVGSTEEGYEKTDQQMLLQKAFHVLTERERQILHYTYFENMSQKETGEQLGISQMHVSRLQRRALQKLRESIRIEPSECL; this comes from the coding sequence ATGGCAACGGAATCTCAACATCGACAACGCAACAATAAGGACTATATCTACGAATGGATTGACGAATTTCAAAGAACAGGGGATGAAGAAATCCAGACCAAACTGGTCATGGAATACGAAGGACTTGTTCATTCCCTTGCGAGAAAATTCTCTAAAGGGCAGCGGCACGATGAGGACCTTATCCAGGTTGGTATGATCGGACTGATTGCGGCCCTGCGCCGTTTTGACCCAGCTTTTGCAAGGAGTTTTGAATCGTTTGCGGTTCCTACCATCGTAGGTGAGATCAAGCGTTTTATCCGTGATAAGACCTGGAGTGTCCATGTTCCGCGGAGGATCAAGGAACTCGGTCCGAAAATCAAAGCAGCGGTTGAAGAACTTACTGTTAACCTTCAGCGCTCTCCCCGTGTAGAGGAGATTGCCAATCAGATCGGTGTTTCTGAAGAGGAAGTCCTTGAGACGATGGAGATGGGCAAAAGTTATCAGGCTCTCTCTGTTGACCGTTCGATTGAAGCTGATGATGAGGGCAGCGCAGTAACCCTTCTTGATCTGGTAGGCTCTACTGAAGAAGGATACGAGAAAACTGATCAGCAGATGCTTCTTCAGAAAGCTTTCCACGTGTTGACCGAACGTGAACGTCAAATCCTTCATTACACGTATTTTGAGAACATGAGCCAGAAAGAAACGGGCGAACAGCTCGGTATCTCTCAAATGCATGTATCACGTTTGCAAAGGAGAGCCCTTCAGAAGTTAAGAGAATCCATTCGTATTGAACCATCGGAGTGCTTGTAA
- the rsbW gene encoding anti-sigma B factor RsbW: protein MSTTKPDFIEMKLPAKPEYVGVVRLTVSGIANRLGYSYDDIEDIKIAVAEACTNVVNHAYKGEADSEPVMTIGCGVYEDRLELMVADKGNSFDVDSLKQNLGPVSAEQPVEELKEGGLGLFLIETLMDKVEISGDSGVIIVMTKFLQRDGVERNGNGISTSTTQQ from the coding sequence ATGTCTACCACGAAACCTGATTTCATTGAGATGAAGCTTCCTGCAAAACCCGAGTATGTCGGGGTGGTCCGCTTGACTGTTTCTGGAATCGCGAACCGTCTCGGTTACTCTTACGATGATATAGAGGATATTAAAATTGCTGTAGCTGAAGCGTGTACCAATGTTGTTAATCATGCATATAAAGGTGAAGCCGATAGCGAGCCGGTGATGACGATCGGATGTGGCGTGTACGAAGATCGTTTGGAACTGATGGTTGCTGACAAAGGAAACAGTTTTGATGTTGATTCATTAAAGCAGAACCTCGGGCCGGTAAGTGCCGAGCAGCCTGTGGAAGAACTTAAGGAAGGAGGGCTTGGCCTCTTCCTGATTGAAACATTGATGGACAAAGTGGAAATTAGCGGAGATTCAGGGGTCATCATTGTGATGACAAAGTTCCTTCAGAGAGATGGGGTGGAACGAAATGGCAACGGAATCTCAACATCGACAACGCAACAATAA
- a CDS encoding STAS domain-containing protein: protein MNLHIDIKENGPERYVSLAGEIDVYTVPKLKEELIPVTEEPNKQVIVDLSGINYIDSTGLGVFIGALKATDQSGSSLKITGVNDRVRRLFTITGLDEVIEIEVNEREEA from the coding sequence ATGAATCTTCATATTGATATAAAAGAGAACGGACCAGAAAGATACGTATCATTGGCCGGTGAAATTGATGTTTATACAGTGCCGAAACTTAAAGAAGAACTCATACCTGTAACAGAAGAGCCGAATAAACAAGTAATTGTGGACCTTTCAGGTATTAATTATATAGACAGTACAGGACTTGGTGTATTTATCGGTGCCCTTAAAGCAACAGACCAGAGCGGGAGTTCGCTGAAGATAACTGGTGTCAACGACCGGGTGCGCCGTCTGTTTACAATCACAGGTCTTGATGAAGTGATTGAAATTGAAGTTAATGAAAGAGAGGAGGCGTAA